One part of the Streptomyces sp. NBC_00286 genome encodes these proteins:
- a CDS encoding sugar porter family MFS transporter, with product MTSAAQVPKSGAREAHPEHLGHVIFIAAAAAMGGFLFGYDSAVINGAVEAIRDRYDIGSAALAQVIAIALIGCAIGAATAGRIADRIGRIRCMQIAAVLFIVSAVGSALPFALYDLAFWRIVGGFAIGMASVIGPAYIAEVAPAAYRGRLGSFQQAAIVIGIAVSQLVNWGILNAADGDQRGTLMGLEAWQVMLGVMVIPAVLYGLLSFAIPESPRYLISAGKETRAREVLAEVEGKDVDLDARVREIEHAMKSEHKSTFKDLLGGSFFFKPIVWIGIGLSVFQQFVGINVAFYYSSTLWQSVGVDPTESFFYSFTTSIINIVGTVIAMIFVDRIGRRPLALIGSVGMVVGLALEAWAFSFDLVDGKLPATQGWVALIAAHVFVLFFALSWGVVVWVFLGEMFPNKIRAAALGVAASAQWIANWAITASFPSLADWNLSLTYVIYTVFAALSIPFVLKFVTETKGKALEEMG from the coding sequence GTGACCAGCGCAGCGCAGGTACCCAAGTCAGGAGCCCGGGAGGCTCATCCCGAACACCTCGGGCACGTCATCTTCATCGCGGCGGCGGCCGCGATGGGCGGCTTCCTCTTCGGTTACGACAGTGCCGTGATCAACGGTGCCGTCGAAGCCATCCGGGACCGCTACGACATCGGCTCCGCGGCCCTCGCGCAGGTGATCGCCATCGCGCTGATCGGCTGCGCGATCGGCGCAGCCACGGCGGGCCGGATCGCCGACCGCATAGGCCGCATCCGCTGTATGCAGATCGCGGCCGTCCTCTTCATCGTCAGCGCCGTCGGCTCCGCACTGCCCTTCGCGCTGTACGACCTGGCCTTCTGGCGCATTGTCGGCGGCTTCGCCATCGGCATGGCCTCAGTGATCGGCCCCGCCTACATCGCCGAGGTCGCCCCCGCCGCGTACCGCGGGCGCCTCGGCTCCTTCCAGCAGGCCGCGATCGTCATCGGCATCGCCGTCTCGCAGCTGGTCAACTGGGGCATCCTGAACGCCGCGGACGGTGACCAGCGCGGCACCCTGATGGGCCTGGAAGCCTGGCAGGTCATGCTCGGCGTGATGGTCATCCCCGCCGTCCTGTACGGACTGCTCTCCTTCGCCATCCCCGAGTCGCCCCGCTACCTCATCTCCGCCGGCAAGGAGACCCGCGCCCGCGAGGTGCTCGCCGAGGTCGAGGGCAAGGACGTCGACCTGGACGCCCGCGTGCGGGAGATCGAGCACGCCATGAAGAGCGAGCACAAGTCGACCTTCAAGGACCTGCTCGGCGGCAGCTTTTTCTTCAAGCCGATCGTCTGGATCGGCATCGGGCTCTCCGTCTTCCAGCAGTTCGTCGGCATCAACGTCGCGTTCTACTACTCCTCGACGCTGTGGCAGTCGGTCGGCGTCGACCCGACGGAGTCGTTCTTCTACTCGTTCACGACGTCGATCATCAACATCGTCGGCACCGTGATCGCCATGATCTTCGTCGACCGGATCGGCCGCAGGCCGCTCGCGCTCATCGGCTCCGTGGGCATGGTCGTCGGTCTCGCCCTGGAAGCCTGGGCCTTCTCCTTCGACCTCGTCGACGGCAAGCTGCCCGCCACCCAGGGCTGGGTCGCACTGATCGCCGCCCACGTCTTCGTGCTCTTCTTCGCTCTCTCCTGGGGCGTGGTCGTCTGGGTCTTCCTCGGCGAGATGTTCCCGAACAAGATCCGCGCCGCCGCCCTCGGCGTCGCCGCCTCCGCGCAGTGGATCGCCAACTGGGCCATCACCGCGAGCTTCCCGTCCCTGGCCGACTGGAACCTCTCCCTGACGTACGTGATCTACACCGTCTTCGCCGCCCTCTCCATCCCCTTCGTGCTCAAGTTCGTCACGGAGACCAAGGGGAAGGCGCTGGAGGAGATGGGATAG
- a CDS encoding winged helix-turn-helix transcriptional regulator encodes MDLTETQDLAFDVFSKACPSRGTLEHVTGRWGGLTLGALYEGPFRFNELRRRVDGVSEKMLSQTLHALERDGLVHREAQPTNPPRVDYELTPLGREVAERLLSLIHFVEGRMGEILTARERYDATRGTR; translated from the coding sequence ATGGACCTCACGGAGACACAGGACCTCGCGTTCGACGTGTTCTCCAAGGCGTGTCCCTCGCGGGGCACCCTGGAGCACGTTACGGGGCGTTGGGGCGGGCTCACGCTCGGGGCGCTGTACGAAGGCCCGTTCCGCTTCAACGAGCTGCGCCGCCGTGTCGACGGCGTGAGCGAGAAAATGCTGTCGCAGACGCTGCACGCCCTGGAGCGCGACGGTCTGGTCCACCGCGAGGCGCAGCCCACGAACCCGCCGCGCGTCGACTACGAACTCACGCCGCTGGGCCGCGAGGTCGCCGAGCGGCTGCTGAGCCTCATCCACTTCGTGGAGGGGCGCATGGGCGAGATCCTGACGGCACGCGAGCGTTACGACGCGACCCGCGGCACTCGCTGA
- the smc gene encoding chromosome segregation protein SMC — MHLKALTLRGFKSFASATTLRFEPGITCVVGPNGSGKSNVVDALSWVMGEQGAKSLRGGKMEDVIFAGTTGRPPLGRAEVSLTIDNSDGALPIEYAEVTITRIMFRNGGSEYQINGDTCRLLDIQELLSDSGIGREMHVIVGQGQLDSVLHADPMGRRAFIEEAAGVLKHRKRKEKALRKLDAMQANLARVQDLTDELRRQLKPLGRQAAVARRAAVIQADLRDARLRLLADDLVRLRQALQTEIADEAALKERKDAAEAELKKALQREAELEGEVRRLTPRLQRAQQTWHELSQLAERVRGTISLADARVKSATSVPAEERRGRDPEDMEREAARIREQEAELEAALEAAERALEDTVAHRADLERELAVEERRLKDVARAIADRREGLARLNGQVNAARSRAASAQAEIDRLASARDEAQERAVAAQEEYEALKAEVDGLDEGDAELAERHEAAKSALAEAESALAAAREAATAAERKRAATQARHEALALGLRRKDGTGALLAAKDRLTGLLGPAAELLTVTPGHEVALAAAFGTAADAIAVTTPNAAADAIRLLRKQDAGRAALLLAGAPEAVPASGDGAPSDVTPERDGPLYAADLVRGPAELMPAVRRLLRGIVVVATLEDAEDVVSARPELTAVTAEGDLLGAHFAHGGSAGAPSLLEVQASVDEAAAELEELAVKCEELSEAQHLAAEQRKERVALVEELGERRRAGERERSAVAQQLGRLAGQARGAAGEAERSTAAAARAQEALDKALEEVEELAERLAVAEEMPVEEEPDTSVRDRLAADGANARQTEMEARLQARTHEERVKGLAGRADSLDRAARAEREARARAEQRRARLRHEAAVAEAVASGARQLLAHVEVSVSRAEEERAAAESAKALREQDLVVARNEGRDLKAELDKLTDSVHRGEVLGAEKRLRIEQLETKALEELGVEPAGLVADYGPDQLVPPSPPAEGEELPEDPEHPRNQPRPFVRAEQEKRLKSAERAYQQLGKVNPLALEEFAALEERHQFLSEQLEDLKKTRADLLQVVKEVDERVEQVFTQAFWDTAREFEGVFSRLFPGGEGRLILTDPDNMLTTGVDVEARPPGKKVKRLSLLSGGERSLTAVAMLVSIFKARPSPFYVMDEVEAALDDTNLQRLIRIMQELQEASQLIVITHQKRTMEVADALYGVSMQGDGVSKVISQRLR; from the coding sequence GTGCACCTCAAGGCCCTGACCCTGAGAGGGTTCAAATCGTTCGCTTCGGCGACCACGCTCCGGTTCGAGCCGGGGATCACGTGTGTCGTCGGACCGAACGGTTCGGGCAAGTCCAATGTCGTGGACGCGCTCAGCTGGGTCATGGGCGAGCAGGGCGCCAAGTCGCTGCGCGGCGGCAAGATGGAAGACGTCATCTTCGCTGGCACCACCGGGCGCCCGCCGCTCGGCCGCGCCGAAGTCTCCCTCACCATCGACAACTCCGACGGCGCGCTGCCCATCGAGTACGCCGAGGTCACCATCACGCGGATCATGTTCCGCAACGGCGGCAGCGAGTACCAGATCAACGGCGATACGTGCCGATTGCTGGACATTCAGGAGCTGTTGTCCGACTCCGGCATCGGCCGCGAGATGCACGTCATCGTCGGCCAGGGCCAGCTCGACTCCGTACTGCACGCCGATCCGATGGGCCGCCGTGCCTTCATCGAGGAGGCCGCGGGCGTCCTCAAGCACCGTAAGCGCAAGGAGAAGGCGCTGCGGAAGTTGGACGCGATGCAGGCGAACCTCGCGCGCGTGCAGGACCTGACGGACGAACTGCGGCGCCAGCTCAAGCCGCTCGGCCGGCAGGCGGCCGTCGCGCGCCGGGCCGCCGTCATCCAGGCCGACCTGCGGGACGCGCGGCTGCGGCTGCTCGCCGACGATCTCGTACGACTCCGCCAGGCACTCCAGACTGAGATCGCCGACGAGGCCGCGCTCAAGGAACGCAAGGACGCCGCCGAGGCCGAGCTGAAGAAGGCGCTCCAGCGGGAGGCAGAGCTCGAGGGCGAGGTGCGGCGCCTCACCCCGCGCCTCCAGCGGGCGCAGCAGACCTGGCACGAGCTGTCGCAGCTGGCCGAGCGGGTGCGCGGCACGATCTCGCTGGCCGACGCCCGGGTCAAGAGCGCGACCTCTGTGCCCGCCGAGGAGCGGCGCGGGCGTGATCCCGAGGACATGGAGCGCGAGGCCGCACGGATCCGGGAGCAGGAGGCCGAGCTCGAAGCGGCCCTCGAGGCGGCCGAACGGGCACTGGAGGACACCGTTGCCCACCGGGCCGATCTCGAACGCGAACTGGCGGTGGAGGAACGGCGACTGAAGGACGTGGCTCGCGCCATCGCCGACCGCCGCGAAGGGCTCGCCCGGCTGAACGGCCAGGTCAACGCGGCCCGTTCACGCGCCGCCTCCGCCCAGGCCGAGATCGACCGCCTCGCCTCCGCACGGGACGAAGCCCAGGAGCGGGCGGTCGCCGCGCAGGAGGAGTACGAGGCGCTCAAGGCCGAGGTCGACGGCCTGGACGAGGGCGACGCGGAGCTGGCTGAGCGCCACGAGGCGGCCAAGTCGGCGCTTGCGGAGGCGGAGTCTGCCCTGGCGGCGGCCCGCGAGGCGGCCACCGCCGCGGAACGCAAGCGGGCCGCCACCCAGGCCCGCCACGAGGCCCTGGCCCTCGGCCTGCGCCGCAAGGACGGCACGGGCGCTCTGCTCGCGGCGAAGGACCGGCTCACCGGCCTGCTGGGCCCGGCCGCCGAACTCCTGACAGTCACCCCGGGCCACGAGGTCGCCCTGGCCGCCGCCTTCGGCACGGCAGCGGACGCCATTGCGGTCACCACTCCGAACGCGGCCGCCGACGCCATCCGCCTCCTCCGCAAGCAGGATGCCGGGCGAGCAGCCCTGCTGCTGGCGGGGGCACCCGAGGCGGTTCCGGCATCGGGAGACGGCGCTCCCAGCGACGTAACTCCGGAGCGCGACGGGCCTCTGTACGCCGCTGATCTCGTCCGTGGGCCCGCTGAACTCATGCCCGCCGTACGGCGCTTGCTGCGGGGCATCGTCGTGGTGGCGACCCTCGAAGACGCTGAGGACGTGGTGAGTGCGCGGCCGGAGCTGACCGCTGTGACCGCCGAAGGCGATCTGCTCGGGGCGCACTTCGCGCACGGGGGGTCCGCCGGGGCGCCGAGTCTGCTCGAGGTGCAGGCCTCCGTCGACGAAGCCGCGGCGGAGCTGGAAGAACTCGCCGTGAAGTGCGAGGAGTTGAGCGAGGCGCAGCATCTTGCTGCCGAGCAGCGGAAGGAACGGGTCGCGCTCGTCGAGGAGTTGGGGGAGCGGCGGCGGGCCGGGGAGCGGGAGCGGTCGGCGGTCGCCCAGCAGCTCGGGCGGCTGGCGGGGCAGGCCCGAGGCGCGGCAGGGGAGGCCGAGCGGAGCACCGCCGCGGCCGCGCGGGCGCAGGAGGCCCTCGACAAGGCCCTGGAGGAAGTCGAAGAGCTGGCCGAACGGCTCGCCGTGGCCGAGGAGATGCCCGTCGAGGAGGAGCCCGACACCTCCGTACGGGACCGGCTCGCCGCGGACGGCGCCAACGCGCGGCAGACCGAGATGGAGGCCCGGCTCCAGGCGCGTACGCACGAGGAACGCGTCAAGGGGCTGGCCGGACGGGCCGATTCGCTGGACCGGGCCGCGCGCGCCGAACGTGAGGCACGCGCGCGTGCCGAGCAGCGCAGGGCCCGGCTGAGGCACGAGGCCGCCGTCGCCGAGGCCGTCGCCTCCGGGGCGCGGCAACTGCTCGCGCACGTCGAGGTCTCGGTGAGCCGGGCGGAGGAGGAGCGGGCCGCCGCCGAAAGCGCCAAGGCCCTGCGCGAACAGGATCTCGTCGTGGCTCGGAACGAAGGCCGCGACCTCAAGGCCGAGCTCGACAAGCTCACCGACTCCGTGCACCGCGGCGAGGTGCTCGGCGCCGAGAAGCGGCTGCGGATCGAGCAGCTGGAGACGAAGGCGCTGGAGGAGCTCGGTGTGGAGCCCGCGGGGCTCGTCGCCGACTACGGCCCCGACCAGCTCGTACCGCCCTCACCGCCCGCCGAGGGCGAGGAACTGCCCGAGGACCCCGAGCACCCGCGCAACCAGCCCCGGCCGTTCGTCCGTGCCGAGCAGGAGAAGCGGCTCAAGTCGGCCGAGCGGGCGTACCAGCAGCTCGGCAAGGTCAACCCGCTGGCCCTGGAGGAGTTCGCCGCGCTCGAGGAACGCCACCAGTTCCTCAGTGAGCAGTTGGAGGACCTCAAGAAGACCCGTGCCGATCTCCTGCAGGTGGTGAAGGAGGTCGACGAGCGCGTCGAGCAGGTCTTCACTCAGGCGTTCTGGGATACGGCCCGCGAGTTCGAGGGCGTTTTCAGCAGGCTGTTCCCGGGTGGTGAGGGGCGGCTGATCCTGACCGACCCCGACAACATGCTCACCACGGGCGTCGATGTGGAGGCCCGGCCTCCGGGCAAGAAGGTCAAGCGGCTCAGCCTCCTCTCCGGCGGCGAGCGCTCGCTGACCGCCGTGGCGATGCTCGTGTCGATCTTCAAGGCGCGGCCCAGCCCGTTCTATGTGATGGACGAGGTCGAGGCGGCGCTCGACGACACCAACCTGCAGCGGCTCATCCGCATCATGCAGGAGCTGCAGGAGGCCTCGCAGCTGATCGTGATCACCCACCAGAAACGCACGATGGAGGTCGCCGACGCACTGTACGGCGTCTCCATGCAGGGCGACGGGGTCTCGAAGGTCATCAGCCAGCGGCTTCGCTAG
- a CDS encoding CAP domain-containing protein, which yields MGRHRRSAAGRAATGRATGVTQTYGSHTGGYSTADPGYYVTDAISAAGQGRYQHALYPQNDAYTHSDAYLFATGDTSQGSAAYLYATSDVDAYATTSFASVPGPRGGGSHRRRKKAKAAVPVRTGLLGVSAAVAMGAVAVASGLIPGGGDTNTVGGSNAGKVQTSDFPTDLGTQGGADGSSDDRDDSGTSRDANRSPSPSPTPTEPTKEPTKEPSAKPTTKTPEKPKPTPPRAATKVPKPTPPKAVSPQTAAEAEVLKLVNQEREKAGCSPVTASNTLAKLAQSFSEAMAELDFFDHTDPTGATPWDRADGLGIANLGGENIARGQADAEAVMAAWMESPGHRANILNCDFKTLGVGAHFAPGGPWWTQDFGY from the coding sequence ATGGGACGCCACCGACGCTCCGCCGCCGGCCGCGCCGCCACAGGCCGCGCCACCGGCGTCACGCAAACGTACGGATCACACACCGGCGGCTACTCAACGGCCGACCCGGGCTACTACGTGACCGACGCCATCTCGGCGGCCGGGCAGGGCCGCTACCAGCATGCCCTCTACCCGCAGAACGATGCCTACACGCACAGTGACGCATATCTCTTCGCGACGGGCGACACCTCTCAGGGGAGCGCCGCCTACCTCTACGCGACGAGCGACGTCGACGCCTACGCCACGACCAGCTTCGCGTCCGTCCCCGGCCCCCGTGGAGGGGGCTCGCACCGCCGCCGCAAGAAGGCCAAGGCCGCGGTGCCGGTGCGCACCGGTCTGCTCGGTGTCTCCGCGGCTGTAGCGATGGGTGCCGTCGCGGTCGCCTCGGGGCTGATCCCGGGCGGCGGTGACACCAACACGGTCGGCGGCAGCAACGCGGGCAAGGTGCAGACCTCGGACTTCCCGACCGACCTCGGCACGCAGGGCGGTGCGGACGGCTCCTCGGACGACCGCGACGACTCCGGTACGAGCCGCGACGCCAACCGTTCTCCTTCGCCTTCGCCGACGCCCACGGAGCCGACGAAGGAACCCACCAAGGAACCCTCCGCGAAGCCGACCACGAAGACTCCGGAGAAGCCGAAGCCCACTCCGCCGCGTGCGGCCACGAAGGTGCCCAAGCCCACCCCGCCCAAGGCGGTGTCCCCGCAGACCGCGGCGGAGGCCGAGGTGCTCAAGCTGGTGAACCAGGAGCGGGAGAAGGCGGGCTGCAGCCCGGTGACGGCGTCCAACACGCTCGCCAAGCTGGCCCAGTCCTTCAGCGAGGCCATGGCCGAACTGGACTTCTTCGACCACACCGACCCGACCGGGGCCACCCCCTGGGACCGTGCGGATGGGCTCGGCATAGCGAACCTCGGCGGCGAGAACATAGCCCGCGGCCAGGCCGACGCCGAGGCGGTCATGGCGGCCTGGATGGAAAGCCCCGGCCACCGCGCGAACATCCTGAACTGCGACTTCAAGACCCTGGGAGTCGGCGCCCACTTCGCTCCGGGCGGCCCCTGGTGGACGCAGGATTTCGGCTACTGA
- a CDS encoding acylphosphatase — MNDDVRLVAWVRGSVQGVGFRWFTRAKALELGGLSGFALNLPDGRVQVVAEGPRAGCEGLLDWLRGDDTPGRVDGVTEIWDTPRGGYDGFAIR; from the coding sequence ATGAACGACGATGTGCGACTCGTGGCATGGGTGCGCGGAAGCGTCCAAGGTGTGGGTTTCCGCTGGTTCACCCGTGCCAAGGCGCTGGAGCTCGGCGGACTGAGTGGCTTTGCTCTCAATTTGCCGGACGGCCGGGTTCAGGTGGTCGCCGAAGGGCCGCGGGCCGGCTGTGAGGGACTGCTCGACTGGCTGCGGGGAGACGACACACCCGGCCGGGTCGACGGAGTCACCGAGATTTGGGACACACCCCGCGGCGGCTACGACGGCTTCGCCATCCGCTGA
- a CDS encoding LLM class flavin-dependent oxidoreductase, with translation MPVTVVRFNLVEPDATSESLSARYQAALEMAKYADDRGMSTVQTEEHHGAANNWLPSPFTFAGAVFGATRRIAVTVSAIIGPLHDPLRLAEEMAVLDLISGGRLVTVAGIGYRPEEYAIFDVEWKRRGKLQDELLETLLKAWTGEEFEYRGRTVRITPRPYTRPHPLLLVGGSSQAAARRAARLGLPFFPSAHLPELEAYYKERLVEYGTEGWTMMPPAETPLLHLAEDPDRVWAEHGGHFLHEARTYASWQSGDIRSAVKSGATTVDELRAEGVYRIVTPDECLAQGLENYVLHPLSGGMPVDEGWRSMHLFCENVLPRLKAAEG, from the coding sequence ATGCCCGTGACGGTCGTACGTTTCAACCTGGTGGAGCCCGACGCGACGAGCGAATCCCTCAGCGCCCGCTACCAGGCCGCCCTGGAGATGGCCAAGTACGCCGACGATCGCGGGATGAGCACCGTGCAGACCGAGGAGCACCACGGCGCCGCCAACAACTGGCTGCCCTCCCCCTTCACCTTCGCCGGAGCCGTCTTCGGCGCCACCCGGCGGATCGCGGTCACGGTCTCGGCGATCATCGGTCCGCTGCACGATCCGTTGCGGCTGGCCGAGGAGATGGCCGTACTCGACTTGATCAGCGGCGGCCGGCTGGTGACGGTCGCGGGGATCGGTTACCGCCCCGAGGAGTACGCGATCTTCGACGTCGAGTGGAAGCGGCGCGGCAAGCTCCAGGACGAGCTGCTGGAGACGCTGCTCAAGGCGTGGACGGGCGAGGAGTTCGAGTACCGGGGCCGTACAGTTCGGATCACCCCGCGCCCGTACACCCGGCCGCATCCGCTGCTGCTGGTCGGCGGCTCCTCGCAGGCGGCGGCCCGGCGTGCCGCCCGGCTCGGGCTGCCGTTCTTCCCGAGCGCGCATCTGCCGGAGCTGGAGGCGTACTACAAGGAGCGTCTCGTGGAGTACGGCACGGAGGGCTGGACGATGATGCCTCCGGCCGAGACCCCGCTGTTGCACCTGGCCGAGGACCCGGACCGGGTGTGGGCGGAGCACGGCGGGCACTTCCTGCACGAGGCGCGGACGTACGCGTCCTGGCAGTCCGGCGACATCCGTTCCGCGGTGAAGTCGGGGGCGACGACGGTCGACGAGCTGCGCGCGGAGGGTGTGTACCGGATCGTGACGCCGGACGAGTGCCTGGCTCAGGGCCTCGAGAACTACGTACTGCATCCGCTGTCCGGCGGGATGCCGGTCGACGAGGGCTGGCGCAGCATGCATCTGTTCTGCGAAAACGTGCTGCCCCGGCTCAAGGCCGCGGAGGGCTGA